The segment CCGAGCGGTCGATGGCCGTACGGGCGTTCCGCAGTCTGCCGGAGCGCTATCAGACGGTGCTGTGGCACACCACCGTCGAGGACGAGTCGCCGAGCGAGGTGGCCCCGCTGCTCGGGCTGACCGCGAACGCCACCGCCGTATTGGCGCACCGCGCCCGCGAGGGCCTCCGGCAGGCGTATCTCCAGGCGCATGTCAGCCAGTCGCTGACCGACGGCGGCGACTGTGCCCGGTATGCCGACCGGCTCGGCGCCTATGCGCGCGGCGGGCTGCGGATGCGGGCCGAGCGGGGGCTGCGCAAGCATCTGGACACCTGCCCCCGGTGCCGGCTGGCCGCGCTGGAGGTCGCGGACGTCAATCAGCGGATCGGCGCGCTGCTGCCGGTCGCGTTCCTCGGCTGGTGCGCCGCCGGGTACGCCGTCAAGACGGCGGTGGCGGGTGCCGCGGGGGTGGCGGCCGGTGCGGCCGCGACCGCCGGGAGTGGCGGTTCCGGGGCGACGGGAAACACCGGTGCCAGCCTCGGCAAGGGGCTGAGCGGGGCGGTCAAGGCCGGGATCGGGGTCGGGGCGGCGGTGGTGGCGGGCGCGACGCTCTCGCTGGCGCTGACCGCTTCCCCGAAGCAGGCGCCGGCGCCGGAACCGCGGGCCCAGGCGCCCCGGCCGGCCGTGTCCGCACCCCAGCAGCCGGCGCCCGGCTCGTCGCACACCGGGCTGCCACCGGCGGGCGGCGCCGCCCCCGCCCCGAAGAGCCCGGCGCAGAAGCCGGCCCCGGACCCCACACGGGGCCCGCGGCCGACGCAGACCCCGAAGGCGGCCCCACCGGAGCCGACGCGCGCGCCGACCCCGCCCTCGACGCCGGCCCCGCCCTCGACGCCGACCCACCGGCCCACCCCTCCGAAGCCCACCCCGCCGAGACCGACCCCGCCGAAGCCCACCGCCAAGCCGACGCCGCCCGCCCCGGCCGCCTACCGGGTCAATGGGCTCGCCCTCGATTTCATGGGCGACGGCAGCAAGCCGGAGGTGCGCACGCTGGGGAGCAGCTGGCTGTGGCAGCGGCGGTCACCGCAGATCGCCGGGACCACGTATGCGCACGGGGTGAGCGTGCACGGGCGGTCCTCGGTGACCATCGACCTCAACCGCCGGTGCACCTCCTATGACGCCGTGGCGGGCGTGGACGACCTCAGCGCGGGGCCGGCCGCGGTGCGCTTCTCCGTCTATGCGGACGGTGTGCCGCTGTGGCAGTCGGGAGCGGTACGCGGCGGGGACCGGGCCGTGCCGGTGCATGTCCCGCTGACGGGCCGTACGACGCTTCGGCTGGTGACCGATCCGGCGAACCCCGTGGGTGCGGTCGCGCTGGCGGACTGGGCGCAGTCCACGATCATGTGCCGCTGAGCCGCCGACGGCTCCCCGGGCACTGGGCCGTCTGCCGGGTCACCCGGCAGGCCCGGCGGCCCGGCTCAACCCAGCCGCGCCCGTGGGACGACGCCGCCCGCGACCGCCTTCTGGCGCGGCGCCCCGGCCCCCGTCCAGCATGTCCCGCGCCGGGCCACCAGCCGCCGCAACCACAGCTCCGTGGAGACGAGTTCGGCCAGTCCGTCCAGCGGCAGCGCCGCGCCCTCGGCCGCCGACCGCAGTGCCTTGCGGACCACCCGCGCCTCCACCAGCCCCGCGTCGGCCAGCAGCGGGGTGTCGAAGAGCCGCACCAGGTCACCGACGGCGCCGCGCAGCCCGGCGCGTACCGCCGCCGCGTGGGTGAGCTGCGAGGGGGCGCCCCAGCCGGGCGGCAGGTCCCGGACGCCGGCCCCGGCCAGTACGGAGCGCAGCACCGCGGCCCGCGCCCCCGGCTGCACCCGCAGGGTGTCCGGCAGGGCGCGGCAGGCGAGCACCACCTGGTTGTCGAGGAACGGGGCGTGCAGCCGCTGGTTGCGGACCTCGGCGGCCTGCTCGAAGACGCGGTGGTCGGCGGCCTGGCGGGCCAGCGCGGCACGGGCGCGGCGCTCGCCGGGACGGCCCACGGCGGGCGAGCGGTGCGCCGCGTCGCTCAGCCGAACCGATACTTCAGCCAGTGCCTCCCCCGTGAGCCAGCGCGCCGCGGGCCCCGGCCGGCACCAGGCGAGCGCGGCCAGTGAGGCGTCCACGGCGCCGCCGGCCACCGGCTCGTCGGCGAACTGCCGCTCCAGGAGGCGGCGCGCCGTATCGGCGATACCGGCCGAGTACGGC is part of the Streptomyces platensis genome and harbors:
- a CDS encoding sigma-70 family RNA polymerase sigma factor, translated to MGVDGRDARRDGEAGAGEREAPRTGQVPGQGGPLGTTPPAGRHEGAKVPADAGPGVPPQREPRGAGAATGPEDRGLPPSDAQLLSDLRAGDDSAYEEMYRRHAAAVRRYARSCCRDAHTAEDLTGEVFARTLQAVRGGAGPESAVRAYLLTTVRRVAASWAQTARREQLVEDFAVFAVSSAAPEDDATLDLGADVRAMQEAERSMAVRAFRSLPERYQTVLWHTTVEDESPSEVAPLLGLTANATAVLAHRAREGLRQAYLQAHVSQSLTDGGDCARYADRLGAYARGGLRMRAERGLRKHLDTCPRCRLAALEVADVNQRIGALLPVAFLGWCAAGYAVKTAVAGAAGVAAGAAATAGSGGSGATGNTGASLGKGLSGAVKAGIGVGAAVVAGATLSLALTASPKQAPAPEPRAQAPRPAVSAPQQPAPGSSHTGLPPAGGAAPAPKSPAQKPAPDPTRGPRPTQTPKAAPPEPTRAPTPPSTPAPPSTPTHRPTPPKPTPPRPTPPKPTAKPTPPAPAAYRVNGLALDFMGDGSKPEVRTLGSSWLWQRRSPQIAGTTYAHGVSVHGRSSVTIDLNRRCTSYDAVAGVDDLSAGPAAVRFSVYADGVPLWQSGAVRGGDRAVPVHVPLTGRTTLRLVTDPANPVGAVALADWAQSTIMCR